CATGCGCCGCCGCCGCCCCTCCAAGGGCGCCTACGGCGAGGACTACGAGGGCCCCGGCAGCGACCGCTCCGCATAGCCTGCCCACGCAGCCGCCCCACCAACACGAAAGCGCTGTGGCGCAGTTCCCCGGACGAACCGGGAACTGCGCCACAGCGCCTTTTCGTTGCCTTTTCGATGCCGCAAGGAGCCGACGCGGACCCGGCCGTGCCACCCCCGTGTGAGGTGTGGCACGATGCTGGCTCCCCGTCACCCTTCGCACAGGAGACACCCGGCGTGCTGCACAGCCCCACCGACCTGGCGCACCGTCGCACCAGGCCCGTCCACTGGGTCGCCACGGCCTCCGCCCTCGCCGCCGTCATAGCCGGCGCAGGCCTGCTCCAGCCAGACCGGGCCACCGGAGCCACCCCCGCGGCCGGCGCCCCGAGCGCCCCGAAGGCCACCGCCCCCGACGCGCACGCGGCCACGTACCCACTGGACTGCAAGGGCGCCCCGCACACCGTCACCGACACCGCCCAGGGCGACCTCGACGGCGACGGCCGCCCCGAGACCGTCGCGGCCGTCCGCTGCGACGCCGGCTCCGGCACCCCGCCCCACGCGATCTACGTACTCGCCCAGGACCGGCAGGAGGGCTCCGCCCCCCGCGTCGTCGCCACCCTCCTCGACGCCACGCGCCGCCGGACCGCGACCGACCTCACCGTGCGCGACGGACTCGTCACCGCACGTCTCCTCGGCTACTCCGCGCCCTCGGTCCCGCGCTCCAGCCCCGACGTCACACAGCTCGCCAAGTGGCGCTGGGCCGCCGGGAAATTCCGCCAGGAGCTGACGGACTCGGCCGCCGGAAGTGTTTGAACCGTCACTCCGCGTCCGGGCCGAACACCTCGACCCTGTCCGAAACGCGCCTTACGTGGATGCAGTCACCCGGACATTCCTTCGCCGAGTCGACCACGTCCTGGAGCAGCGTCAGAGGAACCGGAGTGGTCGCCCCCGCCTCCACGAGGAGCTCGTCCTCGGAGCTCTTCACATACGCCAGACCATCGATGTCCAGCTCGAATACCTCGGGGGCGTACTGCACGCAGATGCCGTCCCCGGTGCACAGGTCCTGGTCGATCCAGACCTCCAGAGGCTCCCCGGCCCCCTCGGAACCACCCGTCGGGGCCTCCTGCTGCACGGTCATATCTCCTGCCGTTTCCTGCTCTGAGTGATCCGCCGCGAACGCATACTCGCGGCAAGTCGCGCGAGCCCTGACGGGTGTTGAACAGTTCGACCTTACAACCGGCTGCTTTCCGATGTTGAAGGGTGGGTATTTCCTTGGCGTGAGGGAGTACGCAAGGGTGAAGATCGGACACACCTCTACCGTCTTTGTGATCTAGGGGTTTCAATCACCACCAGCCCAGGTAGGGTCAGGAAGCGTCCAGCTCCCCTTGGAGGAGGTGAGGACCGTGGCAGCCCACGACGACGACATCAACCGCGGCATCCGGCCCGGGCGAGGGTCTGAGGACCCCGCTGGCCAGGTTGCCTATCTCGAGCAGGAAATCGCCGTCCTGCGACGCAAGCTCGCCGACTCTCCGCGTCACACGAGGATTCTCGAAGAGCGGATCGTCGAGCTCCAGACGAATCTGGCAGGCGTCTCCGCGCAGAACGAACGACTGGCGAACACCCTCCGTGAGGCCCGCGACCAGATCGTGGCCCTCAAGGAAGAGGTCGACCGGCTCGCACAGCCGCCGGCCGGCTTCGGTGTCTTCCTTCAGGCGAACGAGGACGGCACCGTCGACATCTTCACCGGCGGCCGAAAGCTCCGCGTGAACGTGAGCCCCAGCGTCGAACCGGAAGACCTCCGGCGCGGCCAGGAGGTCATGCTCAACGAAGCGCTCAACGTGGTCGAGGCCATGGCGTACGAGCGGGCCGGGGACATCGTCACCCTCAAGGAGATCCTCGAGGACGGCGAGCGCGCCCTGGTGGTCGGGCACACCGACGAGGAGAGGGTGGTGAGGCTCGCCGAGCCGCTCCTGGACATCACCATCCGCCCCGGCGACGCCCTCCTGCTCGAGCCCCGCTCCGGCTACGTCTACGAGGTCGTCCCCAAGAGCGAGGTCGAGGACCTGGTCCTCGAAGAGGTCCCGGACATCGACTACGAGAAGATCGGCGGCCTGGGCGACCAGATCGAGCTGATCCGCGACGCCGTCGAGCTCCCCTACCTCTACCCCGACCTGTTCAAGGAGCACGAACTGCGGCCCCCGAAGGGCATCCTGCTCTACGGCCCGCCCGGCTGCGGCAAGACGCTCATCGCCAAGGCCGTCGCCAACTCCCTTGCCAAGAAGGTCGCGGAAGTGACCGGGCAGGCGGCCGGCAAGTCGTACTTCCTGAACATCAAGGGCCCCGAGCTCCTCAACAAGTACGTCGGCGAGACCGAGCGGCACATCCGCCTCGTCTTCCAGCGTGCCCGGGAGAAGGCGAGCGAGGGCACCCCCGTCATCGTCTTCTTCGACGAGATGGAATCCCTCTTCCGCACCCGCGGATCCGGAGTCAGCTCGGACGTGGAGAACACCATCGTCCCCCAGCTGCTCGCCGAGATCGACGGCGTGGAAGGCCTGGAGAACGTCATCGTCATCGGCGCCTCCAACCGCGAGGACATGATCGACCCGGCCATCCTGCGCCCCGGACGCCTCGATGTGAAGATCAAGATCGAGCGCCCGGACGCCGAGGCCGCGAAGGACATCTTCGCCAAGTACCTCAAGGCCTCGCTCCCGCTCCACACGGACGACCTGAGCGAACACTCGGGCTCGGCCGAGGTCGCCGTCCACAGCATGATCCAGACCGTCGTCGAGCAGATGTACGCCGAAACCGAGGAGAACCGCTTCCTCGAGGTCACGTACGCCAACGGCGACAAGGAAGTCCTCTACTTCAAGGACTTCAACTCCGGAGCCATGATCCAGAACATCGTGGACCGGGCCAAGAAGATGGCCATCAAGGCCTTCCTCGAGCACAACCAGAAGGGCCTGCGGGTCTCCCACCTCCTCCAGGCCTGCGTGGACGAGTTCAAGGAGAACGAGGACCTGCCCAACACCACCAACCCGGACGACTGGGCCCGCATCTCCGGAAAGAAGGGCGAGCGGATCGTATTCATCCGCACCCTCGTCACCGGAAAGCAAGGCGCGGACACCGGACGCTCCATCGACACGGTGGCGAACACCGGTCAGTACCTCTGACGAAGCGAGGCGGCTGCGGGTGCCTCACCGGGCACCCGCAGCCGCCTGCTTTACCGCCCGGTATTCCCGTCTGCTCTTTTCGGCCGGGGACAAGGCAAAGTCAATGACCGAAATGATCTCCCCACCAGCGCGGAGTGGTTCTAGGCTCTTCCGTACCGCCGGTCGCGCAGTGCGGGGACGGGCACCGCACATGACGCACCGGAGCACCAGCGGTACTTGAGCGCCGCTCCCGAACGGGAGCGCCGCCGGGCAAGGAGGGCCGCATGACCGTACGGCGAGTAATGGGGATCGAAACGGAGTACGGGATCTCCGTTCCGGGGCACCCGAACGCCAATGCCATGCTCACCTCGTCCCAGATCGTCAACGCCTACGCGGCGGCGATGCACCGGGCGCGACGCGCCCGCTGGGACTTCGAGGAGGAGAATCCGCTGCGGGACGCCCGCGGCTTCGACCTCGCCCGCGAGGCCGCCGACAACAGCCAGCTCACCGACGAGGACATCGGCCTCGCCAACGTCATCCTGACGAACGGCGCACGGCTCTACGTCGACCACGCCCACCCCGAGTACAGCTCGCCCGAGATCACCAACCCCCTCGACGCGGTGCTGTGGGACAAGGCCGGCGAACGGATCATGGCCGAGGCCGCCGAGCGGGCCGCCCAGCTGCCCGGCGCCCAGCCGATCCACCTCTACAAGAACAACACCGACAACAAGGGCGCCTCCTACGGCACGCACGAGAACTACCTGATGAAGCGGGAGACCCCCTTCTCGGACATCGTGCGCCACCTGACCCCCTTCTTCGTCTCCCGCCAGGTCGTCACCGGCGCCGGCCGCGTCGGCATCGGCCAGGACGGCCGTGAGCACGGCTTCCAGATCAGCCAGCGGGCGGACTACTTCGAGGTCGAGGTCGGGCTGGAGACCACCCTCAAGCGCCCCATCATCAACACCCGCGACGAACCCCACTCGGACGCCGAGAAGTACCGCCGCCTCCACGTGATCATCGGCGACGCGAACCTCTCCGAGATCTCCACGTACCTGAAGCTGGGCACGACGGCCCTGGTCCTCTCGATGATCGAGGACGGCTTCATCAACGTCGACCTCGCCGTGGACCAGCCCGTGCGCACCCTCCACCAGGTCTCCCACGACCCGGACCTCCAGCACCTCATCACCCTGCGCAGCGGGCGCACCCTGACCGCCGTACAACTCCAGATGGAGTACTTCGAGCTGGCCAGGAAGTACGTGGACGAGCGTTTCGGGGCCGACGCGGACGAGCAGACCAAGGATGTCCTCACTCGGTGGGAGGACGTGCTGGGGCGCCTGGAGACCGACCCGATGAGCCTGTCGGGGGAGCTGGACTGGATCGCCAAGCGGGAGATCCTGGAGGGCTACCGACGGCGCGACGGGCTCGGCTGGGACGCGGCGCGGCTGCACCTGGTGGACCTCCAGTACTCCGACGTGCGGCCCGAGAAGGGCCTGTACAACCGCCTCGTCGCCCGCGGGAAGATGAAGCGGCTGGTGGAGGAGCCGGCGGTGGAGCGGGCCGAGGGCAAGCCGCCGGAGGACACCCGGGCCTACTTCCGGGGCCGGTGCCTCGAGCAGTACGCGGACGACGTGGCGGCGGCCTCCTGGGACTCGGTGATCTTCGACCTCCCGGGCCGGGACTCCCTCCAGCGGGTCCCGACCATGGAACCCCTGCGGGGGACCCGGAACCACGTCAAGGAGCTCCTGGACCGCTGTCGTACGGCGGAGGACCTGGTCCGCGTGCTTTCGGGGCAGTGAAGTGGCCTGAAAGGCCTCCGGTCCGGGAATCATGAAATCAGCCGGACGTTATGCCGGATCTTTTGAACGAGTGCGGGGACGAATGTCGGACCCTCCTTGTAGGGTCCGACATAGGGTCTGATCTTGAGAGGTCCCGAATCCCGGGGTCTCTTCATGTGAGCGTGCGAACCGAGCGGGGTGAGGTAGACATGGCGACCAAGGACACCGGCGGCGGACAGCAGAAGGCGACGCGCTCGACCGAGGAGGTCGAGGAGACGACCGCCGAGGCGAGCGCCGACCTCAAGGAACGGCAGGAGAAGCTCTCCGACGACGTCGACTCGGTTCTTGACGAGATTGACGATGTACTCGAGGAGAATGCCGAGGACTTCGTGCGCTCATTTGTGCAGAAAGGTGGCGAATGAGCTAAATGTCCGATTCGGCGAATGGGAGGCAGTGCCGACGCTGCCTTGAGGTGCTCGCGCCTGACTCGTTCGCGGCGGACCGGAACCGTCCCGACGGGCTCCAGACGCGATGTCGCAAGTGTGTCTCCGAATACTGCGCCGAGCGATACCGGGCCCGTCGGGCTGCTGAGGGCAAGACTGTCCGCGAGAAGGTGGATGTGCCGGATGGGCGCAAACTCTGCCGGACGTGCGGAGAGGTCAAGCCGCACAGCGAGTGGCATCGCCGGAAGAGTGCTCCTGATGGTCTCGCGACGCGATGCAAGGCCTGCCGCAAGCCCCGGGACAGTGCCGGGCACCTGAAGCGGAAGTATGGAATCACGGAGGCCGAGCGCGATCAGATGATCGCAGCTCAGGGCGGCCTCTGCTGTCTCTGCCTCCGGGCTCCGGCCGTGCATGTGGATCATTGCCACACGACGGGTAGGGTCCGAGGCGTACTTTGCTTCAACTGCAACGTGGGCCTTGGCCTATTGAAGGAGAATCCCGACCGCTTTCGTCGGGCAGCCGCTTACGTGGAAGGAAACCTGTGGAACCCAACACTCGTAGCACAGGGCGTCTACCGGCAGCCTTCCTGACGCCGGGGTCGTCGTCCTTCATGGACTTCCTGGGTGCGCACGCGCCCGAGATGCTGCCGGGGAACCGGAAGCTGCCCGAGGGGATCGTCGAGGCGCCGCACGGGACGACCATCGTCGCCACGACCTTCCCCGGCGGGGTCGTGCTCGCCGGTGACCGGCGGGCGACCATGGGGAACATGATCGCGCAGCGGGACATCGAGAAGGTGTTCCCGGCCGACGAGTACTCCGCGGTCGGCATCGCCGGTACGGCCGGTCTGGCCGTGGAGATGGTCAAGCTGTTCCAGCTGGAGCTGGAGCACTTCGAGAAGGTCGAAGGGGCGACGCTGTCGCTCGAGGGCAAGGCGAACCGGCTCTCGACCATGATCCGGAGCAATCTGGGGATGGCCATGCAGGGCCTGGCCGTCGTGCCGCTGTTCGCCGGGTACGACGAGGCCAAGGAGAAGGGCCGGATCTTCTCCTACGACGTGACCGGCGGGCGCTCCGAGGAGCACGGCTTCGCCGCCACCGGTTCCGGTTCGATCTTCGCCCGGGGTTCGATGAAGAAGCTGTACCGTCCCGACCTGACGGAGGAGCAGGCGACCACGCTGGTCGTGCAGGCGCTGTACGACGCCGCCGACGACGACTCGGCGACCGGTGGGCCGGACCTGTACCGCCACATCTACCCCATCGTCACCGTCATCACCGACGAGGGCTTCCGCAGGCTGGACGAGGACGAGTCGCAGTCGCTCGCCCGCAAGGTGACGGACCGTCGGCTCGAGCAGCCCGACGGACCGCGCGCCGCCCTGCTCTGACCAGTCCTCGTCTCGTCGCCCAGAAGAAAGGGACGGATAACCGGTGTCGACTCCGTTCTATGTGTCACCCCAGCAGGCCATGGCCGACCGGGCGGAATACGCCCGGAAGGGCATCGCCCGCGGTCGCAGCCTCGTCGTGCTGCAGTACGCCGACGGCATCGTGTTCGTCGGCGAGAACCCGTCCCGCGCGCTGCACAAGTTCAGCGAGATCTACGACCGGATCGGCTTCGCGGCCGCCGGCAAGTACAACGAGTACGAGAACCTGCGGATCGGCGGGGTGCGCTACGCCGATCTGCGCGGATACACCTACGACCGTGACGACGTGACGGCGCGCGGGCTGGCGAACGTGTACGCGCAGACGCTCGGCACCATCTTCTCCTCGGCCGGCGAGAAGCCGTACGAGGTGGAGCTGGTGGTGGCCGAGGTCGGCGCGACGGCCGCCGGGGACCAGATCTACCGGCTGCCGCACGACGGCTCGATCGTGGACGAGCACGGTTCGGTCGCGGTCGGCGGCAACGCCGAGCAGATCAGCACCTTCCTCGACCAGCGGCATCGGGACGGGATGACCCTGCCCGACGCGCTGAAGCTGGCGGTGCAGGCGCTGTCGAGCCAGGCGAACGGCGCGGACAAGACGATCCCGGCCGAGCGGCTGGAGGTCGCGGTGCTGGACCGTACGCGGTCGCAGCAGCGCAAGTTCAAGCGGATCCGGGGCCGGCAGCTGTCGCGGCTGCTGGAGGCGGACGTTCCGGCGGCGGCCCAGGCGGATGCCGTGTCGAATGACGAGGTGCCGGAGGACGACGCCGAGTAGCAGCGGTTCCGGGAAGCCCCGGTCCGGCCCCACGGGGGCGGGCCGGGGCTTTCGCGCGTTCAGGCGGCGGGGGCGGGGCCCGTGGAATCGCGGACGGTGAGTTCGACGGGGATGTCGGGGGCCGTCCAGGGGGTGCCGTCGAGGACGGCGAGGAGGGCGGTCATGCCCTGTTCGCCGACGCGTTCGGCGGGGAGGCGGACGGTGGTGAGCTCGGGTTCGACGGCGGTGGCGAGGGCGAGGTCGTCGAAGCCGGTCACGGAGAGGTCCTCGGGGACGCGCAGGCCGAGGCGGCGGGCGGCCTTGCAGGCGCCGGCGGCGAGGATGTCGTCGTCGCAGACGACGGCGGTGGGCCGGGTCCCGGGGGCCGCCAGGGCGGCCTCCATGGCCGTGAGGGCGGCGGCCACGGTGAGGGGGGCCCGGACGGTGCGCAGCTCGGCGTGGGGGCCGAGGAGGGCGGCGAGGGCTTCGGCGCGGATGTCGAAGGTCCAGGTGTCGACGGCGGAGGCGAGGTGGAGGAAGCGGCGGTGGCCGAGGCCGAGGAGGTGTTCGGTGATCTGGCGCATGCCGTCGGTGATGGCGAGGTTGACGTGGGCGGCGGCGTTGCCGGAGGTGGGGTCGCTGTCGAGCATGACGAGGGGGAGGCCGTCGCCGCCGATGGCGTCGAGGGCGTCGGTGGCCATGGAGGAGGCGATGACCCCGTCGAGGGCGGCGCGGGCGGAGGCGAAGGGGTCGCGGGCGGGGCCGGTGCCTTCGGGGGAGGGGTAGAGGACGACGCCGAAGCCGTGTTCGGCGGCGATGCGGGCGGCGCCGGTGTAGACGCGGGCGAAGAACTCGTTGGTGAGGGCGGGGACGACGAGGAGGGCGGTGCGGGTGCTGCCGAGGCGGAGGTTGCGGGCGGCGAGGTTGGGGCGGTAGCCGAGGGTGGTGGCGGCTTCGCGGACGAGGGTGGCGGTGCGTTCGGAGACGCGGCCGCGCCATTTGTCGCCGAGGACGAGGGAGACCGTGGCCTGGGAGACCCCGGCGGCGGTGGCGACGTCGCGGCTGGTGGGTCTCGTCACAGGGTGCTCCTGAAATGCGAGGTGGGGCGGGGTGCGGGTGGTCCGCCGGGTGGACCGGGGGTCTGCCGCCATGGTACGTATGACGGGTCTCGTTATACGTATTACCCCGGCTGGATCCGGGCAAGAAGGGGGCGGTCATGGCCGCGGGTTACGCGGAGCTGCTCAGGACCAGGTACGCCGCGAGGCTGCTGGTGGGCACGCTGATAGGCCGGCTGCCGAACGGCACGGCGGCGATCGCGATCGTCCTCTTCGTCCGGGGCGAGGGGGGCAGCTACAGCCTGGCGGGCGCGCTGGCGGCCGCGTACGGGCTGGCCAACGCCGTGGGACAGCCGCTGCTGGGCCGGGCGGTGGACCTGTACGGGCAGCCGCGCGTGCAGCTGCCGGCGGCACTGCTGTCGGCGCTGGGCATGGTCTGGCTGGCGGTGGCCGGTACCGGCTCGGTGGCGGCCGCGTACGCGGCGGTGGTGATCTCCGGACTGTTCACCCCGCCCCTGGAGGGCGGTCTGCGGGCGCTGTGGCCGGGGGTGCTCGGCGGGCGCGAGGAGCGGGTGCACGCGGCGTACGCGATGGACGCGGTGGCCCAGGAGGTCATGTACACGGTCGGGCCGCTGCTGGTGACGCTGTTCGTGTCGCTGTGGTCCCCGGCGGTGGCGCTGCTGGTGCTGAACGGCATCGGTGTGGTGGGCGTGCTGTCGGTGGTGGTCTCGGAGCCCTCGCGCACCTGGCGCTCCGCGCCGCGCGAGGCGCACTGGCTGGGCGCGCTGCGCTCGCGCGGGCTGCTGGCGCTGCTGGGCGCGTTCTTCTTCGTCGGCATGGCGCTGGGTTCGATCGCGGTGGCGGCGGTGGCGTACGCGGACGGGCACGGCGGTCAGGCGGTGTACGGCTGGCTGATGGCGGCGCTGGGTCTGGGCGCGCTGGTCGGTGGGGTGTTCTACGGTGCGCGGCAGTGGGCGGGGGCGCCGGAGCGGCGGCTGCGGCTGCTGGTGGCGCTGCTGGCCGTGTGTTACCTGCCGCTGATGCTGGATGTGGGTCCGGTGGCGATGACGGCGCTGGCGGCGCTGTCGGGCGTGTTCCTGGCGCCTTCGCTGGCGTGTGCGTTCATCGTGGTGGACCGGCACGCTCCGGCGGGGACGGTGACGGAGGCGTTCTCGTGGCTGGTGACGTTCTTCGGGGTGGGCGCTGCCATCGGTACGGCGGCGGCGGGTCCGGCGCTGGAACTGAGCGGTACGTCGGCCGGTTTCGCGGTGGCCTGCGGCGGTGGCGCGGCGGCCCTGCTGGTGCTGATGCTGACTCAGGGGGCGCTGGCCGGGGGCGGTCGCAGCCGGGCGGTGGCGGGGTCGGCGGAGGCCGTTTCGCAGCCGTTGGTCAAAAACTGATCGGAACGCCGTTCTCGAACCCGGTTTCAGAAGAGGGCAGAAGGCGTAATGTTCAGTCATGGACCGCCGCATTTTCGGGCTGGAGAACGAGTACGGCGTCACGTGCACGTTCAGGGGACAGCGCCGACTGTCTCCTGACGAAGTGGCGCGCTACCTCTTCCGCCGTGTTGTGTCATGGGGCCGCAGCAGCAATGTCTTCCTGCGGAACGGCGCCCGCCTCTACCTGGACGTGGGTTCGCATCCGGAATATGCAACACCCGAATGCGACAACCTGACCGAACTGGTCACTCACGACAAGGCCGGCGAGCGCATTCTCGAGGGCCTGCTCGTCGACGCCGAACGCCGCCTGCACGAGGAGGGAATCGCGGGCGACGTCTACCTCTTCAAGAACAACACCGACTCGGCGGGCAATTCGTACGGCTGCCACGAGAACTACCTGGTGGCACGGCACGGAGAATTCTCCCGCCTGGCGGACATCCTGATTCCGTTCCTCGTCACGCGTCAGCTGATCTGTGGCGCGGGCAAGGTGCTGCAGACGCCCCGGGGCGCGGTCTACTGCGTCAGCCAGCGGGCCGAGCACATCTGGGAGGGCGTCAGCTCCGCCACTACCCGTTCCCGGCCGATCATCAACACGCGCGACGAGCCGCACGCGGACGCGGAGCGCTACCGGCGGCTGCACGTCATCGTCGGCGACTCGAACATGTCCGAGACGACCATGCTGCTCAAGGTGGGTGCCACCGACCTGGTGCTGCGCATGATCGAGGCGGGCACGGTGATGCGGGACCTGACCCTGGAGAACCCGATCCGGGCGATCCGCGAGGTCAGCCACGACATCACCGGCCAGCGCAAGGTGCGCCTGGCCAGCGGCCGGGAGGCCTCGGCGCTGGAGATCCAGCGGGAGTACTTCGACAAGGCCCTGGACTTCGCCGAGCGGCGGGGCATCCGTACCGGGGTGGTGGAGCAGGTCCTGGAGCTGTGGGGCCGCACGCTGGAGGCCATCGAGGCCGAGGACCTGGACCGGATCGGCACGGAGATCGACTGGGTCATGAAGTACCAGCTGATCGAGCGGTACCGGGCCAAGCACAACATGACGATGTCCAATCCGCGGGTCGCCCAGATAGACCTCGCGTACCACGACATCCACCGCCGTCGGGGCCTGTACTACCTGCTCGAGCGCAAGGGGCAGGCGGCGCGGATCTGCAACGACCTGAAGATCTTCGAGGGCAAGTCGGTGCCCCCGCAGACGACGCGCGCCAGGCTGCGCGG
The Streptomyces sp. NBC_00091 genome window above contains:
- a CDS encoding ferredoxin; the encoded protein is MTVQQEAPTGGSEGAGEPLEVWIDQDLCTGDGICVQYAPEVFELDIDGLAYVKSSEDELLVEAGATTPVPLTLLQDVVDSAKECPGDCIHVRRVSDRVEVFGPDAE
- the arc gene encoding proteasome ATPase; its protein translation is MAAHDDDINRGIRPGRGSEDPAGQVAYLEQEIAVLRRKLADSPRHTRILEERIVELQTNLAGVSAQNERLANTLREARDQIVALKEEVDRLAQPPAGFGVFLQANEDGTVDIFTGGRKLRVNVSPSVEPEDLRRGQEVMLNEALNVVEAMAYERAGDIVTLKEILEDGERALVVGHTDEERVVRLAEPLLDITIRPGDALLLEPRSGYVYEVVPKSEVEDLVLEEVPDIDYEKIGGLGDQIELIRDAVELPYLYPDLFKEHELRPPKGILLYGPPGCGKTLIAKAVANSLAKKVAEVTGQAAGKSYFLNIKGPELLNKYVGETERHIRLVFQRAREKASEGTPVIVFFDEMESLFRTRGSGVSSDVENTIVPQLLAEIDGVEGLENVIVIGASNREDMIDPAILRPGRLDVKIKIERPDAEAAKDIFAKYLKASLPLHTDDLSEHSGSAEVAVHSMIQTVVEQMYAETEENRFLEVTYANGDKEVLYFKDFNSGAMIQNIVDRAKKMAIKAFLEHNQKGLRVSHLLQACVDEFKENEDLPNTTNPDDWARISGKKGERIVFIRTLVTGKQGADTGRSIDTVANTGQYL
- the dop gene encoding depupylase/deamidase Dop, whose protein sequence is MTVRRVMGIETEYGISVPGHPNANAMLTSSQIVNAYAAAMHRARRARWDFEEENPLRDARGFDLAREAADNSQLTDEDIGLANVILTNGARLYVDHAHPEYSSPEITNPLDAVLWDKAGERIMAEAAERAAQLPGAQPIHLYKNNTDNKGASYGTHENYLMKRETPFSDIVRHLTPFFVSRQVVTGAGRVGIGQDGREHGFQISQRADYFEVEVGLETTLKRPIINTRDEPHSDAEKYRRLHVIIGDANLSEISTYLKLGTTALVLSMIEDGFINVDLAVDQPVRTLHQVSHDPDLQHLITLRSGRTLTAVQLQMEYFELARKYVDERFGADADEQTKDVLTRWEDVLGRLETDPMSLSGELDWIAKREILEGYRRRDGLGWDAARLHLVDLQYSDVRPEKGLYNRLVARGKMKRLVEEPAVERAEGKPPEDTRAYFRGRCLEQYADDVAAASWDSVIFDLPGRDSLQRVPTMEPLRGTRNHVKELLDRCRTAEDLVRVLSGQ
- a CDS encoding ubiquitin-like protein Pup, which codes for MATKDTGGGQQKATRSTEEVEETTAEASADLKERQEKLSDDVDSVLDEIDDVLEENAEDFVRSFVQKGGE
- a CDS encoding endonuclease VII domain-containing protein, with the protein product MIAAQGGLCCLCLRAPAVHVDHCHTTGRVRGVLCFNCNVGLGLLKENPDRFRRAAAYVEGNLWNPTLVAQGVYRQPS
- the prcB gene encoding proteasome subunit beta: MEPNTRSTGRLPAAFLTPGSSSFMDFLGAHAPEMLPGNRKLPEGIVEAPHGTTIVATTFPGGVVLAGDRRATMGNMIAQRDIEKVFPADEYSAVGIAGTAGLAVEMVKLFQLELEHFEKVEGATLSLEGKANRLSTMIRSNLGMAMQGLAVVPLFAGYDEAKEKGRIFSYDVTGGRSEEHGFAATGSGSIFARGSMKKLYRPDLTEEQATTLVVQALYDAADDDSATGGPDLYRHIYPIVTVITDEGFRRLDEDESQSLARKVTDRRLEQPDGPRAALL
- the prcA gene encoding proteasome subunit alpha, translating into MSTPFYVSPQQAMADRAEYARKGIARGRSLVVLQYADGIVFVGENPSRALHKFSEIYDRIGFAAAGKYNEYENLRIGGVRYADLRGYTYDRDDVTARGLANVYAQTLGTIFSSAGEKPYEVELVVAEVGATAAGDQIYRLPHDGSIVDEHGSVAVGGNAEQISTFLDQRHRDGMTLPDALKLAVQALSSQANGADKTIPAERLEVAVLDRTRSQQRKFKRIRGRQLSRLLEADVPAAAQADAVSNDEVPEDDAE
- a CDS encoding LacI family DNA-binding transcriptional regulator — translated: MAADPRSTRRTTRTPPHLAFQEHPVTRPTSRDVATAAGVSQATVSLVLGDKWRGRVSERTATLVREAATTLGYRPNLAARNLRLGSTRTALLVVPALTNEFFARVYTGAARIAAEHGFGVVLYPSPEGTGPARDPFASARAALDGVIASSMATDALDAIGGDGLPLVMLDSDPTSGNAAAHVNLAITDGMRQITEHLLGLGHRRFLHLASAVDTWTFDIRAEALAALLGPHAELRTVRAPLTVAAALTAMEAALAAPGTRPTAVVCDDDILAAGACKAARRLGLRVPEDLSVTGFDDLALATAVEPELTTVRLPAERVGEQGMTALLAVLDGTPWTAPDIPVELTVRDSTGPAPAA
- the pafA gene encoding Pup--protein ligase, producing MDRRIFGLENEYGVTCTFRGQRRLSPDEVARYLFRRVVSWGRSSNVFLRNGARLYLDVGSHPEYATPECDNLTELVTHDKAGERILEGLLVDAERRLHEEGIAGDVYLFKNNTDSAGNSYGCHENYLVARHGEFSRLADILIPFLVTRQLICGAGKVLQTPRGAVYCVSQRAEHIWEGVSSATTRSRPIINTRDEPHADAERYRRLHVIVGDSNMSETTMLLKVGATDLVLRMIEAGTVMRDLTLENPIRAIREVSHDITGQRKVRLASGREASALEIQREYFDKALDFAERRGIRTGVVEQVLELWGRTLEAIEAEDLDRIGTEIDWVMKYQLIERYRAKHNMTMSNPRVAQIDLAYHDIHRRRGLYYLLERKGQAARICNDLKIFEGKSVPPQTTRARLRGDFIRRAQEQRRDFTVDWVHLKLNDQAQRTVLCKDPFRSVDDRVEKLIAGM